In Acidimicrobiales bacterium, the genomic stretch GCCTTCTCGGTGCGACCCAGCTCCTCGGCCAGGGTGGCGCAGTCGTCACCTGAGAACAGCTCAGGCTCGAAGGACGCCAGGAGCTCCAACAGCCTTCGCACGGCGTCCAGCAGGCTCGCGGGCATGCCACTCCTCGCTCATCAGGCGCGCTCGGCGCGCTCGACCAATGAGAGGAGGGCGGTGACTGCCTCGCCCACGAAGGCGCCACTCACCCTATCCGAACACACGTTCGGGGTCAAGGCATGAGGGGTCCGCAGTGCTCTTTGTCAGCGGGGGGACCAGGCGGGATCACGCCCGGTGAGGCCGATGACGCGGTCGAGGAGTGGCGCGGTCGGCGGCACCCCGACGACGGGCCCGAAGAGCCCTTGGCGCGCCTCCGGCTGGTCGGCGAACTGCCCCACGAAGCCGAGCACCACTTCCAGCGTGCTCTTGTCGCACTCGTATGGCTGGCCGGTGGCCCGGGCCAGGTCCCATCCGTGGACGACCACCTCGTCCAGCGCGACCACGCCCGCGATCTCACCCGGAAGGTCCACCCCACCGGCGCGGGTCATGCCGCTCCAGGCGGTCGGGTCGCGCCACACCTCCGCCAGCGTCTCGAGGTCTCGGGGGATGCGGATCCGCCAGTCCTCACCCAGTCGCGACGCATCGCCCGATGGGGCTTGGCTCCCGAGGTCATCGGTGTCCTTGCGTGCAGCGGCGGTAAACGCGAGAGAGAGTCCCCCGATGTGATCCAGCAGGCCACCGAGGGCGTAGGCCGGACATGGCGTCGGCTGATCGAGGCGTCCATCGGGGACGTCTTCGATCAGGGCGGCCAGCCGTCGTGTCGCTGGCTCCAGGTCCACAAGTGTCATCGGGGCTGAGCTCCTCGAGGTCGTCGTCGATCTCCGACATCTAGACGGGGTCACATCGTCAAACTCATCGCGGGAGACAGCACTTCGACGTCTCCTGCCGTCCCTATCTGGGCTGTTACAGGCTCACGGCATACTGACACTGAGGTGGATGCATGATGTTCTGGTACTTCCTCGGTAGACGCAGCGGCTACCGGGCCGCCACACGGGGTAGCAGCGGTCAGTGGGGCTGTGGGACCGTCGTGGCGTTCGCCCTGATCATTGGGGCGGTGGTCGCCTTCTGGCAGATCGCGGTGCCCGTCGTGGCCATCGCTGTCGTTGTGTTGATCGCAGCCGGTGCCAGGCGGTCGATCTCGTGATCCTCGGCAAGGCCCGCGCCGCCCAGGCTCTGGTCGTCGTCGGTCTGGCCGCCGGGTGCGCCGCCTCGCATCCGGGCTCGAGCCCGACCGCCACAACGGCGGCGCCGATCACGGCCGCCCCGACCACGACCGCCCCGACCACGACGGAGCCGAGCACCACCGAGACCACGCCCGCTCCAATACCGGCGGCTGCTGCTCCGACAGGGGCAATACCCAATGCCGCGCTCACGCCCGGCGAGGCGCTAACCGGCGTCACGGCAGCCCAGGTATGCCAGGTGGGGTGGGCCAGTGCGCACAGAGACGTCCCCGAGGCCGAACGCCACGCCGTGTTCGCCGCCTACGGCGTGCCATACGCGCAGCGGGGCGGCTACGAGCTGGACCATCTGATCTCGCTGGAGCTCGGAGGCGACAACGCCCAAGCCAACTTGTGGCCGGAGCCTCACGACGGCCCCGGCTTCCCGGGCAGCCAGACCAAGGACGGCATCGAGAACCGGCTGCACGATCTCGTGTGCTCCGGCCGGCTCGCCCTGACCACCGCCCAGCACGCCATCGCCACGAACTGGCAGACGGCGCTGGCCGGTTACGGCCCCTCGCCATGACCGATGGCCGGATCCGCGAGGTGCTCGACGCCAGGAGCGGCCCCGGTCGTCGGCCGATTGACCGCGGTCACACCCTCGTCGGCCCCACTCAACCGTAGAATCCTTTCGTGCCTGCGTATGTCGTCGTTGACGTAAAGCAGACGGATCCGGAGCGAGGGGCCCGGTACCGTGAGCTGTCGGGCCCAAGCGTCGAGCGACACGGTGGTCGCTTCCTGGCACGGGGCGGAGCGGTGATTGTTCTGGACGGCGACTGGGAGCCCGAGCGACTCGTCGTCATCGAGTTTCCGTCGCCGGATGCCGCGCGATCGTGGTTCGATTCCGACGACTATCGCCGAGCCCGCGCCGTCCGCGAAGGCGCGGGCACCTGGCAAATGGTGGTCGTCGACGGCATGTAGCTCGAGCTAGGTGCGCTCGACGATCTCGCCGTGCACAGCTACGACCGCATCTCGCTACTCTGCTCACCGTGTCGCAGGACATGATCAAGCCACCAGGCTGTCGTCGGTGAGTGGCCTCGCCGAGCCCCATGTGGAAGGGACGATACAAGTTGCGCCTGGCCGCCGACTCGCTTTCAGTGAGTTCGGGCCGCCCCACGGGCGTCCTGTCGTCTGGATGCATGGCACGCCCGGGGCACGGCGCCAGATACCCCAGTCCACCCGGGTAGCGGCCGAAGAGCTCGAGATCCGGGTCATTGGGATCGACAGGCCGGGAGTCGGAGAGTCGACACCGGTTCTGTACGGCTCATTCCTCGACTTCGTGCCCGACCTGACCCATCTCGTCGACCGCCTAGGCGTGGAACGCTTCGCCATGCTCGGCCTCTCGGGCGGTGGCCCTTACGTGCTGGCTTGCGCGTTCGCCGTTCCGCAGCGCGTCGTCGTCGGCGGCGTGCTCGGCGGGGTCGCTCCAACTCGAGGAGACGACGCCATCCCCGGCGGGCTGGTCGGCTGGCTCGCTCCTCTGGCTCCAACGGTGGCGGCGATCCAGGGCCCGCTTTCGACCATTCTCGGTTTCGGCGTGCGGACCCTGCGGCCCGTGGCGTCACCGGTATTCGACGTTTATGCGCACTTCTCGCCCGAGGGAGACCGGCGTGTCTTCTCTCGACCGGAGATCAAGGCGATGTTCCTCGACGACCTGTTGCGCGGCAGCCGCAAGGGCCTGGCGGCGCCGCTCCTCGACTTCGTGCTCTTTTGCCGGCCCTGGGGGTTCTCGGTACGGGACGTGGCCGTGCCCATCCGGTGGTGGCACGGCGACGCCGACCACATCGTTCCCCTGTCTCATGGCGAGCACGTCGTCTCCCTTCTGCCCGACGCCGAGCTGTTCGTCCGTCCGGGCGAGAGCCACCTGGGAGGCCTGGGCGCCGCCGAGGAGATCCTTGCAGCCCTCCTGACCGTGTGGGACAAGAGAATGGAACCTCCTTGCACTTGATTGCTGGCGGATCTATGGGCAGTGCGATGATTCGGGGAACCGGTTTCCGCTGAGCCGTCGCTGCCGACGGGCATTGTCACCCGCCGATGGACGGCAAGATGGCGTTGAGGTAGTCGAGCATGGACTGGCCTGCGCCCAGGTGACCGAGGGGCAAGAATCCGATCTCCAGGTGCGGGCCGGTGGAGATCCCGACGATGCCATTGCCGACGCTCGAGATCTGCTGGCCCTGGACGACATGGGCCCCTACGGGGACCAGATCCGGCCCCGAATGGCCGTAGTAGACAGTCCTGCCCGCCAACGGGCCGGAGGTGATCTGTAGAACCGGCGCATTGGGCCCGAACCCGCTGATGCCCTCCTGGATGATGGTGCCCGAACCCATTGCATAGAGAGGAGTGCCACCCGGCGCCGAGTAGTCCACTCCCTGATCGACAGTGCCCCCCTTCAGATACTCCACGGGCAACGGCACCGCGGCGCCGCCCGGGCCTACCACGCCCGCCGGGACTCCGAGCGCGCTGGACAGAAGAGCGGCCGGGAGGGGCGGCGTGAACGGTGTCAGCATCGTCGTGCGGGTCGCGTCGTTGAGAGTGCCCGTGACGGGGATCGCCGCGGCGCGCTGGTAGGCCTTGATCGCCGCCGTGGTGGGGATGTCCCACTGGCCGGAGTTGAGGGCAGGGAACCCGAGGCCACTGAGAAGGGTCTGCCAGTTCCTCACGTTGTTGACAGACATCGGTGCCGGTGCGACCGGAAGGCTGAACTGAGGCGCGCTCTGGATGGCGTCGAAGACCGGATCGGTTGCCGTCTCCCAGCTCCAGTAGGAAACCGAGACTGCATTCGCGTCGTCGGCCGCCTTGATGAAGCCGAGCATCTGGTCGCGTGCCGGATCGGCGGGAGTCGAACCGGGGGGTGCCGGAATCGGGGGCGGAAGGACCGGGGCCTGGTCCACCGCGATCACGGGCTTGCCCAGCGGTGCCAGCGCAGCCATGGCCGGGGCGAGGTCCTGGCTGGCCGGACTGGATGAGGGATCCATGACGGCGACGGCGTCGAAGGGCGATACCACCTGGGAGTAGGGATAGACGGCCGCGAGGGGAGGCGGCGCAGGGACAGGTGGAACCGGAACAGCTGCGACGAGGGGGAAGTCGGGACCAACGGCAAATCTCAGGGCGTTGCCGTAGTCCTGGGCCGCTGGGAGAGGCGGGTTCGCCCCTGCCGCCGGATCCAGGTCAGCCACGAAGCCATCGATCCGGTCCTGGTCGGGGGTGGCGTAGGTGATCTCAGAGGCCGCCCGCGCGACATCGGCCTTGGGGTCGGCCAGGCTGGGCATGTCGGCGCCGTAGACCCGGATGTTGGCCGCGTGGGCGAGGGGAAGGAAGGAGTCGAGGAAGCTCTGGTGAGTGAAGCTGGCGTCCGACGAGCCGAGCAACACCACCACATAGCTCAGCCCGGCACCTTGGGCCTTGGCCACCATGGCATCGATGGCCGGGAGTGAGGTCCCGTTGACGACAGGCGCGAACTGCCGGCCGACAACGGTGGAGAAATCGCCGGTGCCCCACGGTGACGCCCCGACCGCGTGAGCCACCGCCGCGGCGCTGTTCCCGGCCTTGAGGGCGGCGAGGATCCCCCGGTACTGGCCGTTCTTCAGTGTCTGCGCCGTGGCCCTGATGGCCGTCGGCCAGTCCGGGTACGTCCTGACGCCGATCGAGTTCCAGATCGTCGCGCCAGCCGCAGGTTGGGTCGTGTTGAGCGGGTTGAGGTGGACGAATCCGCCCTCGGCCGCTTGCCAGGCGTCGATGGCCTGGACGTTGGGACCCGTGTTCGGATCCCCAAGGATGGCGAGGAGCGCCCTCGAGAAATCCGAGGGCGAACGAATGGCGGCAACCGGCGGACTGGCGGTCCCAGGCTGAGTGGCGGTAGCCGGTCCTCCAGGTACTCGCGGTGGTGCCCATATCCACATTCCCTTACCAACCGGCACCGGTGCCTTGAGAGCGGGGACGCGAGGGCTGGGCTGAGTCGGCGGCGGGGTTGCCGAACTGTTCGCCGTCGAGTCGTGCGGGACGGCTGGCACGACGCCCGGGAGGCTGTGTATCGGGTGCGGAAGGCCGGTTGTCGCGGTTGAGGGAGGCGGCGATGACGACGCTGGCGGACTGCTGGACGCGGGCGGCGCCGCCGTCGTGGCTGGGGACCGAGTTGGAGACGCAGGCGAAGTGGTGCCAACCGGCTTCGAAGGGACGGTGCTCGGCGGCGCCGTCACTGCGGCCGACGGACTCGGGGGCGTCTGGAGTGGTACCGAGCAGGTCTTGACTCCACCGCTCGCCCCCGAGGTCGGACCGGCGGGTTGGTTCCCGCCGTTGACGGTCACGTCTCTGAGCGTCATGTTGACATTGGCAGCCCACGCGCAGAGGCTCCACCACGCAGTGCCGTTTCCGAGAATGGTCGCCCCGTTGCCATTGAGGGACACGGGGCTCGTAACGACGGGCAGGCCACCTTCGCCAGCAGAACCACCGTCGGTGGTGACGGCATAGGTGCAACCTGCTCTAAGACTGATTGTCCCACCACCGCTGCCGTTGGCCTTGTTGATTGCCGCAACGAGGCCGGCAGTGCCGCCACCCGGCCCCGAGCACGGTACGTCCGTCGCCACGGCGGCGTATGCAATGCCAGGCGAAAGCACCGTGACGGAAGCCAGTCCGCAAACCAGACTGGCCAGCGCTCCGACAGCTAGCGACCGAGCTCTCGTGCCACAGATCAGGGGACGAGCTCTGTGGTTCGCCCGCCTTCGATTGCCTTGGAACAGACGCGAGGCCCCCGGTTCAATCGTCAACGATCTCCGAACCTTCTACTGGGGAGTCGCGGACCTGGAGTCCGGAGGTTGACGAACGAGTCACGAGTCGGTGGGCGCCGATGCGAACATTGAATGCTGGATCGTTCAACATCTCAACCCCTCCGCCCGGAACCGCAGACCCGCCAAGAACGATCCTCCGCGATCTTGACGCGTGAACCGTGCCTCGTGGTGTCGTTCCACCCTACCAGGGGGAAAATTGCTGTTCATTGGGGTTCGGCTGGTGTGGATGCCGTCACTCAACGTTCCATTGCGGACCGTCGCAATCCGAATATCGGGACCAACTCGCCCAAATAGCTCCCCGGGTGGTGGTCTCCGATCGCCTGCCTAGATGCGGTGTCACGCGCCGGGTCTCCACGGAGCTGCGTTCACACGAGCTTGTGTCGACTCCTGTAGGGAGGCGATGCTGTGATCAGCACTCTAAGGGAGGACAGACGTGAAGCTTGCTGGAACCACAGCTCTCGTGACGGGAGCCACGGGCGGCTTGGGTCAAGCCATCGCACGAGCCCTTGCCAATGCCGGGGCCAGTCTGCTTCTGAACGGTCGCAGGACCGAGGCCCTCGAGTCCCTTGCCACCGAGCTGTCGGCCCGCACGCTCGTTGCTGACCTGGCTCAACGGCCCGACGTAACTCGGTTGGTCGAGCAGGCGGGCCAGGTCGACCTGCTCGTCGCCAACGCTGCGCTTCCAGCAAGTGGGGACCTGCTCGACTACACACCGGATCAGATCGACCGAGCTCTCGACGTCAACCTCCGGGCACCGATCATCATGGCCAGGGAGTTGGCTCCCGGCATGACGGCGAGGCGGGTGGGCCACATGGTCTTCGTCGGCTCCCTATCCGGAAAGGCTGCATCGCCTGGCAGCGCCATCTACAGCGCGACCAAGTTCGGCCTGCGCGGCTTCGCCCACGGCCTACGCCAGGACCTGCACGGGACAGGAGTCGGAGTGTCCGTCGTCCTGCCCGGCTTCGTCCGAGGCGCCGGTATGTTCGCAGAATCAGGCGCGAAGCTGCCCCCCGGACTTCGGACCGTCTCGCCCGAAGACGTGGCTCGGGGGGTGGTACGGGCTATCGAGCACGACCAGGCCGAGGTCGTAATTGCTCCCATCGAGGTTCGACTCGGCGCCATCCTCGGAGGCCTTGCTCCTGGCCCAGCCGCTGGCATCCAACGCCTCTTCGGGGCCAGCCGGCTGAGCAATCAGATGGCCGAGGGTCAACGCCCGAAGCGCTGAGAATGAATGTCGGCAGGCCCATTAGCTTGCTGAGAGTGGCAGCGGACGGCGGAGTCCAGGAGGAGGGCCGCGTGCTGTCGCTCCAAGCCCCTTTACGATCCTGTGGCGGTAAGACAGAAGCCCCGATCCGCGCCTCAATTTGTCCAGCCAAGCGGTACCCTTGTGTTGGTCGCCATGGACCATGATCCGAGGCGGTCGATAGAGCAACGGAGTGGTCGGGGGGTCACGGACTCGACCACTCCGTTCGCGTAGGCGCGTCAGACGGTAGCGAGACCGACGGGCTTGCGTCCCAACCCACGACGAGCTCGGACAGCGCGGAGTAAATGCCGGCTACGAGAGGTCGAAGAGGTTCCGCAGGGCTCCGGCCGTGACCGGAGGCCCGGCACCTGCTGGCGCCGGGCCTCCGGTGGGGGAAGAGGGTCAGGACTGGCCGCCGCGGACGCCCTTCTCGACCCGGTCGCCCAGGTCCTGGTCGACGTTTCGCCAGTACTGGAACGCGCGCTCGAGCACGGGCTCGGTCACACCGTCGAGCAGGTGCCCGACGATGTTGCTGACCAGGCGGCCCCGCGCCGCATCGTCCAACACCTCGCGGACCATGGTGCGGGCCTGACCCCAATCGTCGTCTTCAGCATGCGCTGCGTATGCACTCCGCATGATCTCGCCGTCGGCATACCAGCTGGGCGGGGCGTGGTGCTCGCCGTCAGCGCGAGGGCCGCCCTTGGAGTTCGGCGCGTACACCGGGTCGGTCACGTTGTGGATGCGCATTGCACCGTCCTTGCTGTAGCTGTGCACCGGGGCGACTGGCGCGTTGACCGGGATCTGCTGGTAGTTGACACCGAGCCGGGCCCGGTGGGCGTCGGCGTAGGAGAACAGCCGGCCCAGCAGCATCCGGTCCGGGCTCGGCCCGGTCCCCGGGACAAGGTTGTTGGGCTGGAACGCTGCCTGCTCGATCTCGGTGTGGTTGTCGGTCGGATTGCGGTCCAGCGTCAGCCGTCCGACCTCGATGAGGGGGTAGTCAGAATGCGGCCATACCTTCGTCAGGTCGAACGGGTTGAACCGGTAGCCGGCCGCCTCGTCGAACGGCATGATCTGCATGCGCAGCGTCCAGCTCGGATGATCACCTCGCTTTATCGCGTCGAACAGGTCCCGGGTGTGAAAATCGGTGTCGACGCCGGCCATCTGGTCGGCTTCCTGCTGGGTGAAGAACTCGATGCCCTGATCGGTGATGAAGTGGTACTTCACCCAGAATCGCTGGCCCTTGGCGTTGATCCACATGTAGGTGTGGGAGCTGTACCCGTTCATGTGCCGCCAGGTCCGCGGGATGCCGCGGTCGCCCATCAGCCACGTGACCATGTGTGCCGACTCTGGCGAGAGGGTCCAAAAGTCCCACTGCATGTCGTGGTCGCGCAGATTGTTATCCGCGCGACGCTTCTGCGACCGGATGAAGTGCTGGAACTTCATCGGGTCCTTGATGAAGAAGATCGGCACGTCGTTGCCGACCATGTCGAAGTTCCCCTCCGTGGAGTAGAACTTCAGCGCGAACCCTCGCGGGTCACGCCACGTGTCGGGGCTTCCCCGCTCCCCGGCCACGGTGGAGAACCGGGCCACCAGCCGGGTGGTGGTTCCCGGCTGGAACAGCGCCGCCTTGGTGTAGTCGCTGACGTCCTGGGTCACCTCGAACCGGCCGAACGCGCCACTGCCCTTGGCGTGTGGCTGCCGCTCTGGTATCCGCTCTCGGTTCCATTGCGCCATCTGCTCGATGAGGTAGCTGTCTTGGAGCAGGATCGGGCCGCCCGGACCGACGGTCAAGGAATGCTCATCGCTTTCGACCGGGATACCGGCATCGGTTGTCGTGGGCTTGGACTCCGAGGTAGGCATTCAATATCTCCTTTCTTGGACGGAACCCGAGGCCGTGATGGACCCAGGACCGGGGTTGGGGTTAGAGACCGCCGGTGGCAGCGCCGAGCGGCACAGCTGGATTGAACGAGCCCCAGAGATGCGGCCGACGGCGAAGGCCCGCGCCACAGTCAGTCCGACAGCCAGCCCGTAGAACAGGCTGCGAGGCGACGTGTCCGCCGGCGTAGACCATGACCATGAGGGCAAAGCGGGCGCCAGCGGGGTGAATGCGC encodes the following:
- a CDS encoding TIGR03086 family metal-binding protein, which produces MTLVDLEPATRRLAALIEDVPDGRLDQPTPCPAYALGGLLDHIGGLSLAFTAAARKDTDDLGSQAPSGDASRLGEDWRIRIPRDLETLAEVWRDPTAWSGMTRAGGVDLPGEIAGVVALDEVVVHGWDLARATGQPYECDKSTLEVVLGFVGQFADQPEARQGLFGPVVGVPPTAPLLDRVIGLTGRDPAWSPR
- a CDS encoding DUF1330 domain-containing protein, which produces MPAYVVVDVKQTDPERGARYRELSGPSVERHGGRFLARGGAVIVLDGDWEPERLVVIEFPSPDAARSWFDSDDYRRARAVREGAGTWQMVVVDGM
- a CDS encoding alpha/beta hydrolase, producing MHGTPGARRQIPQSTRVAAEELEIRVIGIDRPGVGESTPVLYGSFLDFVPDLTHLVDRLGVERFAMLGLSGGGPYVLACAFAVPQRVVVGGVLGGVAPTRGDDAIPGGLVGWLAPLAPTVAAIQGPLSTILGFGVRTLRPVASPVFDVYAHFSPEGDRRVFSRPEIKAMFLDDLLRGSRKGLAAPLLDFVLFCRPWGFSVRDVAVPIRWWHGDADHIVPLSHGEHVVSLLPDAELFVRPGESHLGGLGAAEEILAALLTVWDKRMEPPCT
- a CDS encoding peptidoglycan DD-metalloendopeptidase family protein, which translates into the protein MWIWAPPRVPGGPATATQPGTASPPVAAIRSPSDFSRALLAILGDPNTGPNVQAIDAWQAAEGGFVHLNPLNTTQPAAGATIWNSIGVRTYPDWPTAIRATAQTLKNGQYRGILAALKAGNSAAAVAHAVGASPWGTGDFSTVVGRQFAPVVNGTSLPAIDAMVAKAQGAGLSYVVVLLGSSDASFTHQSFLDSFLPLAHAANIRVYGADMPSLADPKADVARAASEITYATPDQDRIDGFVADLDPAAGANPPLPAAQDYGNALRFAVGPDFPLVAAVPVPPVPAPPPLAAVYPYSQVVSPFDAVAVMDPSSSPASQDLAPAMAALAPLGKPVIAVDQAPVLPPPIPAPPGSTPADPARDQMLGFIKAADDANAVSVSYWSWETATDPVFDAIQSAPQFSLPVAPAPMSVNNVRNWQTLLSGLGFPALNSGQWDIPTTAAIKAYQRAAAIPVTGTLNDATRTTMLTPFTPPLPAALLSSALGVPAGVVGPGGAAVPLPVEYLKGGTVDQGVDYSAPGGTPLYAMGSGTIIQEGISGFGPNAPVLQITSGPLAGRTVYYGHSGPDLVPVGAHVVQGQQISSVGNGIVGISTGPHLEIGFLPLGHLGAGQSMLDYLNAILPSIGG
- a CDS encoding SDR family NAD(P)-dependent oxidoreductase, which encodes MKLAGTTALVTGATGGLGQAIARALANAGASLLLNGRRTEALESLATELSARTLVADLAQRPDVTRLVEQAGQVDLLVANAALPASGDLLDYTPDQIDRALDVNLRAPIIMARELAPGMTARRVGHMVFVGSLSGKAASPGSAIYSATKFGLRGFAHGLRQDLHGTGVGVSVVLPGFVRGAGMFAESGAKLPPGLRTVSPEDVARGVVRAIEHDQAEVVIAPIEVRLGAILGGLAPGPAAGIQRLFGASRLSNQMAEGQRPKR
- a CDS encoding catalase yields the protein MPTSESKPTTTDAGIPVESDEHSLTVGPGGPILLQDSYLIEQMAQWNRERIPERQPHAKGSGAFGRFEVTQDVSDYTKAALFQPGTTTRLVARFSTVAGERGSPDTWRDPRGFALKFYSTEGNFDMVGNDVPIFFIKDPMKFQHFIRSQKRRADNNLRDHDMQWDFWTLSPESAHMVTWLMGDRGIPRTWRHMNGYSSHTYMWINAKGQRFWVKYHFITDQGIEFFTQQEADQMAGVDTDFHTRDLFDAIKRGDHPSWTLRMQIMPFDEAAGYRFNPFDLTKVWPHSDYPLIEVGRLTLDRNPTDNHTEIEQAAFQPNNLVPGTGPSPDRMLLGRLFSYADAHRARLGVNYQQIPVNAPVAPVHSYSKDGAMRIHNVTDPVYAPNSKGGPRADGEHHAPPSWYADGEIMRSAYAAHAEDDDWGQARTMVREVLDDAARGRLVSNIVGHLLDGVTEPVLERAFQYWRNVDQDLGDRVEKGVRGGQS